A portion of the Eubacterium maltosivorans genome contains these proteins:
- a CDS encoding zonular occludens toxin domain-containing protein, with product MIKCYTGVPGAGKSLHSMRLIVAYLRAGKNVIANFPVKINDIKKNTGHFFYVPNKDLSVPYLRTFCKMLHEEDRENQTLLMIDEASVKFNCRNFNDKDRMPFLEFFPQHRKYGFEIVLISQNMRQIDRQIRDLIEIEVIHRKLNNFSLWAILPFPLFVAIERNNAIKAKNDHEFFLYSKKVGNLYDTFYDFTEPDRIRDLELVKNAVLASEIPLHTDDRPTLRGRLHGTGKGTRKRGPAPGRADAPQADLTANVNALFEDDEDD from the coding sequence GCCGGAAAAAACGTCATCGCCAACTTTCCGGTGAAGATTAATGACATCAAAAAGAACACCGGACACTTTTTCTACGTACCCAACAAAGATTTAAGCGTGCCCTATCTACGCACCTTCTGTAAGATGCTCCACGAAGAGGACCGGGAGAACCAGACCCTGCTAATGATTGATGAAGCGTCCGTAAAATTCAACTGCCGGAACTTCAACGACAAAGACCGCATGCCCTTTCTGGAATTCTTCCCCCAGCACCGCAAGTACGGTTTTGAGATCGTGCTGATCTCCCAGAATATGCGCCAAATCGACCGCCAGATAAGAGACCTGATCGAAATTGAAGTAATTCACCGGAAGTTAAACAACTTCTCCCTGTGGGCCATCCTGCCCTTTCCGCTGTTCGTGGCCATCGAGCGTAACAACGCCATCAAGGCCAAGAACGACCATGAGTTTTTTCTGTATTCCAAGAAAGTAGGTAACCTGTATGATACGTTTTATGACTTTACTGAACCGGACCGCATCCGTGATCTTGAGTTGGTTAAAAATGCTGTTCTAGCCTCCGAAATCCCGCTTCACACGGACGATAGGCCCACCCTGCGTGGGCGCCTGCACGGTACGGGGAAGGGGACGCGAAAGCGGGGCCCCGCCCCGGGCCGCGCGGACGCCCCACAGGCCGACCTTACCGCCAACGTGAACGCCCTTTTCGAGGACGATGAGGACGATTAA
- a CDS encoding replication protein has translation MKDTRTRKWQITINNPLEKGFSHDYIKAQLEKFKSCVYWCMSDEVGEQETFHTHVYMACSNAVRFSTVKNRFAGAHFEMAQGTSQQNRDYVFKEGKWAHTSKEETNIKESHEEWGEMPMERQGQRNDMADLYDMIKQGYSDFEIMEESPAFLMNIDKIEKARQIITSEKYKNTFRELDVTYIYGKTGAGKTRSVMEKYGYPNVFRITDYQHPFDNYHSQDVVIFEEFRSSLKIQDMLNYLDGYPLELPCRYANKYACYTKVYIITNIPFEEQYDNVQHVSPETFNAFKRRIHKILHYKEKNKIEKEDYFDQMSLI, from the coding sequence ATGAAAGATACACGTACACGTAAGTGGCAGATTACGATCAACAATCCACTGGAAAAAGGCTTTAGCCATGATTATATCAAAGCTCAGCTTGAAAAGTTCAAGTCCTGCGTCTACTGGTGCATGAGTGACGAAGTCGGCGAACAGGAAACCTTTCACACCCATGTTTACATGGCCTGTTCCAACGCGGTCCGCTTCTCCACGGTCAAGAACCGTTTTGCGGGCGCTCACTTCGAGATGGCCCAGGGCACCAGCCAGCAGAACCGGGACTATGTTTTCAAGGAAGGGAAATGGGCCCATACCTCAAAAGAAGAAACCAACATCAAGGAAAGCCATGAGGAGTGGGGCGAGATGCCCATGGAAAGACAGGGACAACGCAACGATATGGCCGACCTGTACGACATGATCAAACAGGGCTATAGCGATTTTGAGATCATGGAAGAAAGCCCGGCTTTCCTTATGAACATTGACAAGATCGAAAAAGCCCGGCAGATCATCACCAGCGAAAAGTACAAAAACACCTTCCGGGAACTGGACGTTACCTACATCTACGGAAAGACCGGCGCCGGTAAAACCCGTTCTGTCATGGAAAAATACGGCTATCCGAACGTGTTCAGGATTACGGATTACCAGCACCCCTTTGACAATTACCACAGCCAGGACGTGGTGATCTTTGAAGAATTCCGAAGCAGTTTAAAAATACAGGACATGCTCAACTATCTGGACGGCTACCCGCTGGAGCTGCCTTGCCGGTACGCCAATAAATACGCCTGCTATACCAAGGTCTATATCATTACGAATATTCCTTTTGAAGAGCAGTACGATAATGTTCAGCATGTCAGCCCGGAGACCTTCAACGCCTTTAAGCGTCGCATACACAAAATCCTGCATTACAAAGAGAAGAACAAAATCGAAAAAGAAGATTACTTTGATCAGATGAGCTTGATATAA
- a CDS encoding IS30 family transposase — translation MGQHLTERERYKIENWLEEKVSKADIARRLNKSYSAVCREIKRGTLKQIARGNYRDIFVYKADYAQLKHLETCEAKGRRRTFEQSSEMKTVLIRLLKKGYSPEAAAYLLKRDYHVQISYKTIYNAVIHKDLDGLKMSDLPYHKRKKTVYQRQPKKVAVNRRPITERPEHINNRDEFGHWEMDCILSGQCTTSTAALLVITERLTRYSYVYKMPNKKQESVKACLDDLEQTFHHAFPLVFKSITMDNGTEFINQSLIEGSILNEDFKRTVAYYCHAYSAFERGSNENYNRFIRRFIPKGANIAKISKATIKEITDFINNYPRKMFKFQSSSYYLKNALSDLNLL, via the coding sequence ATGGGACAGCATTTGACAGAACGTGAACGGTATAAAATTGAAAATTGGTTGGAAGAAAAGGTAAGTAAAGCCGATATTGCCCGCAGGTTGAATAAATCTTACTCGGCGGTCTGCCGTGAGATTAAACGGGGAACACTTAAACAGATTGCTCGCGGAAATTATCGGGATATCTTTGTCTATAAAGCCGACTATGCGCAGTTAAAGCACCTTGAAACCTGTGAAGCTAAAGGGCGCAGGCGTACTTTTGAACAATCCTCTGAAATGAAAACTGTCTTAATCCGTTTACTGAAAAAAGGTTATTCGCCGGAAGCTGCGGCTTATCTCCTGAAGCGTGATTATCACGTTCAGATCAGCTATAAAACGATTTATAATGCGGTTATACATAAAGACTTAGATGGTCTTAAAATGTCGGATTTACCCTATCATAAACGTAAAAAAACCGTCTACCAAAGACAGCCAAAGAAAGTAGCGGTTAACCGCCGTCCCATTACAGAACGTCCCGAACATATTAATAATCGTGATGAATTTGGGCACTGGGAAATGGATTGTATTTTATCCGGCCAGTGTACCACTTCAACGGCCGCTTTGCTCGTCATTACGGAACGCTTAACCCGTTACTCCTACGTCTATAAAATGCCGAATAAAAAACAGGAAAGCGTCAAGGCCTGTCTCGATGATCTGGAACAGACCTTTCATCATGCTTTCCCGCTGGTTTTTAAATCCATTACCATGGACAATGGCACAGAGTTTATCAATCAATCTTTGATTGAAGGTTCCATACTAAATGAGGATTTTAAGCGCACCGTTGCTTATTACTGCCATGCTTATTCTGCTTTTGAACGCGGCAGTAATGAAAACTATAATCGCTTTATCAGGCGTTTTATACCCAAAGGGGCTAACATCGCAAAAATAAGCAAAGCTACTATCAAAGAGATTACCGACTTTATCAATAATTATCCGCGGAAAATGTTCAAATTTCAAAGCTCTAGCTATTATCTTAAGAACGCCCTTTCGGATTTGAACTTATTGTAA
- the thrS gene encoding threonine--tRNA ligase, which produces MNITLKDGSVKQYEPGITVYDVAKDISEGLARNTMAGELNGELVDIRKPITEDSTLNLLTFDSEGGKHAFWHSASHLMAQAIKRIWPEAQLTIGPAIDNGFYYDIDLEHTLTPEDLEKIEKEMKKIVKEAPEIEYYTKSREDALKWAEAEGETYKTELINNLPEDAVISFYGQGEWADLCAGPHIRNASQIKAFKLLSLAGAYWHGDANNKMLQRVYGIAFPKKSELDAYLQRLEEAKKRDHRKLGKELDLFSMHEEGPGFPFFHPKGMVLRNELENFWRSEHMKKGYKEIKTPIMLNADLWRRSGHWDNYKENMYFTEIDGQEFAVKPMNCPGGMLVYKTRQHSYRELPLRMGELGQVHRHELHGALHGLMRVRTFTQDDAHIFLTMDQVKDEVIGIIDLANEIYDIFGFKYKVELSTKPEKAIGNDEDWEVATDALREALEAKGMDYQLNPGDGAFYGPKIDFHLEDSIGRTWQCGTIQLDMQMPERFDLTYVGSDGEKHRPVILHRTIFGSIERFLGILIEHFAGKFPLWLAPVQVQLIPVSDAHDAFTKEVASKLEEAGIRVEIDFRDEKIGYRIREAQMQKIPYMLVIGDKEVESGRLSIRNRDTGEQETLKIDEFKYRLAQNIAKKSLVLD; this is translated from the coding sequence ATGAACATAACTTTAAAAGACGGTTCTGTTAAACAGTATGAACCTGGAATCACTGTTTATGATGTGGCGAAGGATATCAGTGAGGGTCTGGCGCGCAACACAATGGCCGGTGAATTAAATGGTGAGCTGGTAGATATCCGCAAGCCCATAACGGAAGACAGCACATTAAATTTATTGACCTTTGATTCTGAAGGCGGAAAGCACGCTTTCTGGCATTCCGCATCCCATCTCATGGCTCAGGCCATCAAGCGGATATGGCCTGAAGCACAGTTAACCATTGGTCCAGCCATTGACAATGGTTTTTACTATGACATTGACTTAGAGCATACCTTGACACCTGAAGACCTTGAAAAGATCGAAAAGGAAATGAAAAAAATTGTTAAGGAAGCGCCCGAAATTGAGTATTACACCAAATCCAGAGAGGATGCGTTGAAATGGGCAGAGGCAGAGGGTGAGACCTATAAAACCGAGCTGATTAACAATCTCCCAGAGGACGCGGTTATTTCATTTTATGGACAGGGTGAATGGGCTGACCTGTGCGCTGGCCCACACATACGAAACGCATCTCAGATCAAGGCCTTTAAGCTTTTAAGTCTTGCTGGCGCTTACTGGCATGGCGACGCCAATAACAAGATGCTCCAGCGCGTCTATGGGATTGCTTTCCCTAAAAAGTCGGAGCTTGATGCATATTTACAGCGCTTGGAAGAAGCTAAAAAACGAGACCACCGTAAGCTGGGTAAGGAGTTAGACCTTTTCTCAATGCATGAAGAGGGACCAGGCTTCCCGTTTTTCCATCCTAAGGGAATGGTTCTGCGTAATGAGCTTGAAAATTTCTGGCGCAGCGAGCATATGAAAAAGGGCTATAAAGAAATCAAGACGCCGATTATGCTGAACGCTGATCTGTGGAGACGTTCAGGCCACTGGGACAACTATAAGGAAAATATGTATTTTACTGAAATAGATGGACAGGAGTTTGCTGTCAAGCCAATGAACTGCCCGGGCGGCATGCTTGTCTACAAAACGAGACAGCACAGCTACCGTGAGCTGCCACTGCGTATGGGTGAGCTGGGACAGGTACACCGCCATGAACTTCACGGTGCGCTCCACGGCCTCATGCGTGTCCGTACCTTTACTCAGGATGACGCGCACATTTTCCTGACAATGGATCAGGTAAAGGATGAAGTCATTGGAATCATCGACCTGGCTAATGAAATCTATGATATTTTTGGCTTTAAATATAAGGTTGAGCTCTCTACTAAACCTGAGAAAGCCATTGGTAATGATGAAGACTGGGAAGTTGCAACTGATGCGCTGCGCGAAGCATTGGAGGCCAAAGGGATGGATTATCAGCTGAACCCGGGAGACGGCGCATTCTATGGTCCTAAGATTGACTTCCATCTGGAAGACAGCATTGGCCGTACATGGCAGTGCGGTACGATTCAGTTAGATATGCAGATGCCGGAACGTTTCGATTTAACCTATGTTGGCAGCGATGGAGAAAAGCATCGCCCAGTTATCCTGCACCGTACCATTTTTGGCAGTATTGAACGTTTCCTCGGTATTTTAATCGAACACTTTGCCGGAAAATTTCCGCTTTGGCTGGCTCCGGTACAGGTACAATTGATTCCAGTATCCGATGCTCATGACGCTTTCACAAAAGAAGTAGCTTCAAAACTCGAAGAAGCAGGCATTCGCGTAGAAATTGACTTCAGGGATGAAAAGATCGGTTACCGTATTCGTGAAGCACAGATGCAGAAGATTCCGTATATGCTGGTCATTGGTGATAAGGAAGTTGAATCTGGACGTCTGAGTATCCGTAACCGTGATACCGGTGAACAGGAAACTTTAAAAATTGACGAGTTCAAGTATCGTCTTGCTCAGAACATCGCAAAAAAATCTTTGGTTCTGGATTAA
- a CDS encoding DUF445 domain-containing protein produces MDLHFLIGPLVGAVIGLITNGIAIRMLFRPLKPVKILGWTLPFTPGIIPKEKTRIAKSVGGVIGSTLVNEEVLSRGLLSPEMDAKINGYIDYKIEAYKDSPITIREIIIHYTDEEKTEALANTTTEKATALLFRKVCQMDVGDMIADAAMDEIKNNSLFSAFSFMVSDNTMIGIREKLRDTVNNMVFERGEEMIGNLVDRESHEILDYSMAELYERFGSSVPKVKESLLKAYHNLVENNLSKALTALDIPQLVEDQINGFDVLEMEKIILSIMKKELNAIIWLGGLLGMIMGFIMNFF; encoded by the coding sequence TTGGATCTACACTTTTTAATTGGCCCTTTGGTCGGCGCCGTTATTGGCCTTATCACCAACGGGATTGCCATACGTATGTTATTCCGGCCACTGAAGCCTGTCAAAATTTTAGGTTGGACTCTTCCCTTCACGCCAGGGATCATTCCAAAAGAAAAAACGCGAATCGCAAAATCTGTGGGGGGCGTCATTGGCTCTACACTTGTAAATGAAGAGGTTCTGAGCCGCGGACTCCTGTCACCGGAAATGGATGCTAAAATCAATGGCTACATCGATTATAAAATTGAAGCCTACAAAGACAGCCCAATAACCATTCGCGAAATTATTATCCACTATACCGATGAAGAAAAAACAGAAGCGTTGGCGAATACAACCACTGAAAAAGCAACCGCGCTGCTTTTTCGTAAGGTATGCCAGATGGATGTCGGCGATATGATTGCCGATGCTGCGATGGATGAAATCAAAAATAATTCGTTATTTTCAGCTTTTTCTTTTATGGTCAGCGATAACACCATGATCGGCATCCGTGAAAAACTCAGAGATACTGTCAACAACATGGTTTTTGAGCGCGGCGAGGAGATGATCGGCAATCTGGTAGACCGCGAGAGTCATGAAATATTGGATTACAGCATGGCTGAGCTTTATGAGCGTTTTGGCTCAAGTGTGCCAAAGGTAAAGGAGAGTCTGCTTAAGGCCTATCACAATCTGGTCGAAAATAATTTATCCAAGGCTCTCACTGCTTTGGATATTCCCCAGTTAGTAGAAGATCAAATCAATGGATTTGACGTACTGGAAATGGAAAAAATTATTTTAAGCATCATGAAAAAAGAATTGAATGCCATCATATGGCTTGGTGGTCTGCTGGGTATGATTATGGGATTCATAATGAATTTCTTTTAA
- a CDS encoding FUSC family protein, with translation MGTVTLLFGRNNAVIALVFLLYTQTMVKNRLSVVNMLLDSIWLVGYAILGTLVSMHFVTLITIGFFLIFFLIYADANEFLKTNYYIPGMAFILVQISPGTLADLPIRILALLYCLAICITMSLILQKHPSKPAFNPIVKEALNCAGAGFKMLGQKRKSKDEAVDKKLDALSLELSSDIYPAVFRQMGLMNGSQKYTYGLMLCLEQLGQVLQSIGTSEKALSAIDETQFSVLGARLEAAEEPKALSADLQAFLKKPSLTHSRLNQELLLILESLRERLLDDCHSSDLNTSIKQGLRYKSLTLRRRFSLDFFQMRFALQTAVIVTVCTVTAQFIPHWFSIPLNEWHGYWIPLMGYLSSSIYIRDTLKKAAYKVIGTILGMIFFVLVTQYIPASIRLLLTVAVGLVFMLTIKSSIVSTIISTQMTAVMFLPELGVMDLVLFRVFCVIGGVSIAVLGGIFIFRTRKQDVFRYELTSLFKSDLFILYNLWNLAEKRETGPLLYENLLNLHLVSKQLESLAEEQKLIPNEAFEKIMDRNRHFLAVAVHLSMYLSLKGVSPEQWQHIKTEIHKVGEMLKKDFEISKNVPEEASQT, from the coding sequence ATGGGAACTGTTACTCTGCTCTTTGGAAGAAACAACGCAGTTATCGCACTTGTTTTTCTTTTATACACCCAGACGATGGTTAAAAACCGTCTGTCCGTTGTCAATATGCTGCTCGATTCCATCTGGTTGGTTGGCTATGCTATTTTAGGAACTTTGGTCTCCATGCACTTTGTTACATTGATTACTATAGGATTTTTCCTGATTTTTTTTCTGATCTATGCCGATGCCAATGAGTTTTTGAAAACAAACTACTACATCCCCGGTATGGCGTTTATCCTTGTACAAATCAGCCCTGGAACACTGGCCGATCTTCCGATCCGTATTTTAGCACTCCTTTACTGCCTGGCGATCTGTATAACAATGAGTCTGATTCTGCAAAAACATCCCTCAAAACCCGCCTTTAATCCAATTGTAAAAGAAGCGCTCAACTGCGCTGGCGCAGGGTTTAAAATGCTGGGACAAAAAAGAAAATCTAAAGATGAAGCCGTTGATAAAAAGCTTGATGCCCTATCGCTGGAGCTTAGCAGCGATATTTATCCAGCTGTTTTCAGACAAATGGGCCTGATGAACGGCAGTCAAAAATATACCTATGGTTTGATGCTCTGCCTTGAACAGCTCGGGCAAGTACTACAATCCATCGGCACTTCTGAAAAAGCGCTTTCAGCCATTGATGAGACTCAGTTTTCTGTTTTAGGCGCACGGCTGGAAGCTGCGGAAGAGCCCAAAGCATTGTCGGCCGATTTACAGGCATTTTTAAAAAAGCCTTCGCTGACCCATAGCCGGCTAAATCAAGAGCTTCTGCTGATTCTGGAATCTCTCAGGGAACGGCTTCTGGATGATTGTCACAGCAGCGATCTGAACACTTCTATTAAACAAGGGCTTAGGTATAAATCCCTTACACTTCGCCGCCGGTTCAGCCTTGATTTTTTTCAGATGCGTTTCGCACTCCAGACAGCTGTTATTGTAACAGTTTGTACCGTCACAGCACAGTTTATTCCCCATTGGTTTAGTATTCCTCTCAATGAATGGCACGGCTACTGGATACCGCTTATGGGATATTTATCTTCCAGCATTTATATTCGTGACACACTAAAAAAAGCTGCCTATAAGGTGATCGGTACAATTCTGGGAATGATATTTTTCGTTCTTGTCACACAATATATTCCCGCCTCAATACGCCTGCTGCTTACCGTTGCAGTCGGTCTGGTCTTTATGCTAACCATAAAAAGTTCAATTGTCAGCACCATAATCAGCACACAAATGACCGCCGTTATGTTTTTACCCGAACTGGGCGTCATGGATCTGGTATTATTCCGGGTATTCTGTGTTATCGGCGGTGTGTCCATCGCTGTACTTGGCGGAATTTTCATATTCAGAACACGCAAGCAGGATGTTTTCCGCTATGAACTCACCAGCCTTTTTAAATCGGATTTGTTTATTCTGTATAATCTGTGGAATCTTGCTGAAAAACGGGAGACTGGACCCTTACTTTATGAAAACCTGTTAAACCTCCATCTGGTCAGCAAGCAGCTGGAAAGCCTGGCAGAAGAGCAAAAGCTTATACCAAATGAAGCCTTTGAAAAAATAATGGATAGGAACCGGCATTTTCTAGCAGTAGCCGTTCATTTGAGCATGTACTTAAGCTTAAAAGGTGTTTCGCCAGAGCAATGGCAACACATAAAAACTGAAATTCACAAAGTCGGAGAGATGCTTAAAAAAGATTTTGAAATCTCAAAAAATGTACCAGAAGAAGCCAGCCAGACTTGA
- the thiW gene encoding energy coupling factor transporter S component ThiW has product MEKNHTRKLTMAGILIATGVVCSPFSIPLGSARCFPVQHMVNILSAVFLGPFYGFSMAFITSLIRLMLGTGSLLAFPGSMCGALLCGLVFRYTQKLSFTYLGELFGTSILGALAAYPIATMVMGKEAALFAYVIPFFISCIGGVVLGAVLVAAIQKTGVMNYVLNDKSRHHL; this is encoded by the coding sequence ATGGAAAAAAATCATACGCGAAAATTAACAATGGCCGGTATTCTTATTGCCACAGGGGTGGTCTGTTCGCCCTTCAGCATTCCTTTGGGATCGGCCCGCTGTTTTCCGGTTCAACATATGGTTAATATTCTCTCAGCCGTTTTTCTCGGCCCTTTTTATGGCTTTTCTATGGCTTTTATCACCAGTCTTATACGGCTAATGCTTGGAACCGGCAGCCTTCTGGCCTTTCCTGGAAGCATGTGCGGCGCTCTTCTCTGCGGATTGGTTTTTCGTTATACTCAAAAGCTGTCATTCACTTATCTTGGTGAGCTTTTTGGTACCAGTATCCTTGGCGCTCTTGCGGCTTACCCAATTGCGACCATGGTCATGGGCAAAGAGGCTGCTCTGTTTGCCTACGTGATACCTTTTTTCATCAGCTGTATCGGCGGTGTGGTCCTAGGAGCTGTTCTGGTAGCAGCCATTCAGAAAACTGGCGTCATGAACTATGTTTTAAATGATAAATCCAGGCATCATTTATAA
- a CDS encoding DUF3795 domain-containing protein, producing the protein MEKNERAYPQFSMCGLNCGLCPMYHMRESGCPGCGGKGHRSCTIKKCGQEHDNIEFCFQCRDYPCDRYETVSPYDSFISYRHVLKDFQKAERDGLENYKIMLNEKIEILRYLLKNYNDGRRKTFYCTAVNLLELEDVNRVMTQIKEAIAPETPLKESAKQVVYLFQTMAEEKEISLKLKKKKAKKEK; encoded by the coding sequence ATGGAGAAAAATGAGCGAGCATATCCGCAGTTTTCTATGTGTGGTCTTAACTGTGGCCTGTGCCCCATGTATCATATGAGAGAATCCGGCTGTCCCGGCTGCGGAGGAAAGGGCCATCGTTCCTGCACAATCAAGAAATGCGGACAAGAACATGACAATATTGAGTTTTGCTTTCAATGCCGGGATTATCCCTGTGATCGCTACGAGACCGTTAGTCCATATGACAGCTTTATTTCATACCGCCACGTGTTGAAGGACTTTCAAAAAGCTGAGCGTGATGGCCTGGAAAACTACAAAATAATGCTGAATGAGAAAATTGAGATACTTCGTTATCTTTTAAAGAACTATAATGATGGAAGACGGAAAACATTTTACTGCACAGCTGTGAATCTCTTAGAGCTTGAGGATGTAAACAGAGTGATGACGCAGATAAAGGAAGCAATTGCTCCTGAGACACCTCTGAAAGAGAGCGCTAAACAGGTTGTCTATCTGTTTCAAACCATGGCGGAAGAAAAAGAAATATCATTGAAGCTGAAGAAAAAGAAAGCGAAAAAGGAAAAATAG
- a CDS encoding GNAT family N-acetyltransferase, whose product MRVISLREEPVYTQAAIDFFQSRWATDSNKMIYEDCIVHGLTTESPLPRWYLLLEGDRIIGGAGLITNDFVSRMDLWPWICAVYVEEEYRGHAYVSRLLERAREDAGKAGYSYVYICTDHVGLYEHYNYEYIGTGYHPRGEASRIYRAGTEKAENINGAGI is encoded by the coding sequence ATGAGAGTCATATCGTTAAGGGAAGAACCCGTTTATACACAAGCCGCCATCGATTTTTTCCAAAGCCGGTGGGCAACAGATAGTAATAAAATGATTTATGAGGACTGTATTGTTCATGGGCTTACCACAGAATCACCACTGCCTCGTTGGTATCTTTTGCTCGAAGGTGATAGGATTATCGGCGGCGCTGGCCTGATTACCAACGATTTTGTGAGCCGTATGGATCTTTGGCCCTGGATATGCGCTGTTTACGTTGAAGAGGAATACAGAGGGCACGCCTATGTGTCTCGTCTTCTCGAACGGGCGCGTGAGGACGCTGGGAAGGCTGGATATTCTTATGTCTACATTTGTACAGACCACGTCGGCCTTTATGAACATTATAATTACGAGTATATCGGCACTGGTTATCATCCCAGGGGAGAAGCCTCCAGAATCTATCGGGCTGGCACCGAAAAGGCTGAAAATATAAACGGCGCCGGAATATAG
- the asrC gene encoding sulfite reductase subunit C, translating into MNHDIDVKKVRTNCFRQSKVPGEFMLQMRVPGAVIEAKHLKAVAEICERWGNGSFHMGTRQTLDIPGVKYENIPEVNRYIKTYIEEVDVKICDCGMEADDYGYPTIGARNVMACIGNTHCIKGNANTYELAKKIEKLVFPSHYHIKVAVAGCPNDCVKANFNDFGIMGVNKQVYDYDRCIGCGSCVDACQSHATGVLTLNKDGKIDKDACCCVGCGECTLICPTGAWTRDPKKLYRVTLGGRTGKQSPRSGKLFMNWVTEEVVLGMFANWQKFSAWALDYKPEYLHGGHLIDRVGYKEFIKHIFEGVNFNPEAKVADDIYWAENEQRSNIHVMPLSQHKHAGPQESK; encoded by the coding sequence ATGAATCATGATATCGATGTTAAAAAAGTACGGACAAACTGTTTCAGACAGTCTAAAGTGCCCGGCGAATTTATGCTGCAGATGCGTGTGCCTGGCGCAGTGATTGAGGCCAAGCATCTGAAGGCTGTGGCCGAAATCTGTGAGCGCTGGGGCAATGGCTCCTTTCATATGGGAACCAGGCAGACACTGGATATTCCAGGTGTCAAATATGAAAATATCCCTGAGGTAAATCGTTATATCAAGACTTATATTGAAGAGGTTGATGTAAAAATCTGCGATTGCGGGATGGAGGCAGACGATTATGGCTATCCCACCATTGGAGCCCGTAATGTTATGGCGTGTATTGGAAATACACACTGTATTAAGGGAAATGCCAACACCTATGAGCTCGCAAAAAAAATCGAAAAATTAGTCTTCCCTTCACACTATCACATTAAAGTTGCTGTTGCCGGGTGTCCTAATGACTGTGTAAAGGCTAATTTTAATGATTTTGGTATTATGGGCGTAAATAAGCAGGTTTATGACTATGACCGCTGTATTGGCTGTGGTTCCTGTGTGGATGCCTGCCAGAGCCATGCTACCGGGGTGCTTACACTCAATAAAGACGGGAAGATTGATAAAGACGCCTGCTGCTGTGTAGGCTGTGGTGAGTGTACCTTAATCTGTCCTACTGGAGCGTGGACAAGAGATCCAAAGAAATTATATCGTGTGACCCTTGGGGGGCGTACTGGAAAACAGAGCCCGCGCTCAGGAAAGCTTTTTATGAACTGGGTGACAGAAGAAGTAGTTTTGGGAATGTTTGCAAACTGGCAGAAATTTTCAGCCTGGGCCTTGGATTATAAACCTGAGTATCTCCATGGCGGTCATCTCATTGACCGCGTCGGATATAAAGAATTTATCAAACATATTTTTGAAGGGGTCAACTTTAATCCCGAGGCAAAAGTTGCGGATGATATCTACTGGGCAGAAAATGAACAGAGAAGCAATATACATGTCATGCCCTTATCACAGCACAAACATGCGGGGCCACAGGAATCCAAATAA